A section of the Bacteroidales bacterium genome encodes:
- a CDS encoding SpoIIE family protein phosphatase: MREDFFVEVDYQQKSYEGQRICGDIFLSSKVKEENRIVVVLSDGMGHGVKASILATLTATMAVNFTKEHKEPEKTAEIIMKTLPECSERKMNYSTFTIIDIEQGNRVTMVEYDNPECIIIRDRKILKPEDSKTIVLHGDTKCSKKIRKCTFTPVKGDRIVFCTDGITQSGLGTPRLPFGWGIDNVGRFAIDMIRQYPHISARDLAGRILNMAYRNDGFQSKDDTTCGIIYFREPRELLICTGPPYNKEDDKTLAAEVREFKGKKIVMGATTGDIVSRELNLKIEDVFKFEDPELPPINVMEGIDLFTEGILTLNKVEKILKAYSPNTKLNRGPADEIVKLILESDAIKIIIGTRINIAHQDPHLPVELEIRRTVVNRIAQLLEEKLLKKVSVSYI, translated from the coding sequence ATGCGTGAGGATTTTTTTGTTGAAGTGGATTACCAGCAGAAAAGCTATGAAGGACAGCGGATATGCGGTGATATCTTTCTTTCAAGCAAAGTGAAGGAAGAAAACCGCATTGTGGTTGTATTGTCCGATGGAATGGGACATGGCGTGAAAGCCAGCATTCTGGCCACGCTTACTGCTACTATGGCAGTTAACTTTACGAAAGAACACAAAGAGCCGGAGAAAACGGCTGAAATCATTATGAAAACGCTTCCTGAATGCAGTGAGCGCAAAATGAATTATTCCACCTTCACTATTATTGATATCGAACAGGGAAACAGGGTAACCATGGTGGAATATGACAACCCTGAATGCATAATTATCCGCGACCGGAAAATACTTAAACCGGAGGATTCAAAGACAATTGTTCTCCACGGTGATACCAAATGTTCCAAGAAGATCAGAAAGTGTACTTTCACGCCGGTTAAAGGCGACAGAATCGTTTTCTGCACAGACGGTATAACGCAGTCGGGACTTGGAACGCCGAGACTGCCGTTTGGCTGGGGAATCGACAACGTGGGCCGGTTTGCCATAGATATGATCAGGCAATATCCTCATATTTCGGCACGCGACCTGGCCGGCCGGATCCTCAACATGGCCTACCGGAACGACGGTTTTCAGTCGAAGGATGATACAACCTGCGGTATTATTTATTTCAGGGAGCCCCGTGAATTGCTTATCTGTACCGGGCCACCATACAACAAGGAAGATGACAAAACTCTTGCCGCCGAGGTGCGTGAATTTAAAGGCAAAAAGATTGTAATGGGAGCTACAACAGGGGATATTGTTTCACGTGAACTGAACCTGAAAATCGAAGACGTATTCAAGTTTGAAGATCCCGAACTGCCACCGATCAACGTAATGGAGGGTATCGATCTGTTCACCGAAGGCATCCTTACATTGAATAAAGTTGAGAAAATTCTAAAGGCATACAGCCCAAATACCAAGCTGAACAGGGGGCCCGCTGATGAGATCGTTAAGCTTATCCTGGAAAGCGATGCCATCAAAATTATTATCGGTACGCGCATCAATATAGCTCACCAGGATCCGCATCTTCCTGTGGAACTGGAGATCAGAAGAACCGTGGTTAACCGTATTGCGCAGTTGCTCGAAGAGAAACTGCTAAAAAAAGTGTCAGTGAGTTATATCTGA
- a CDS encoding electron transfer flavoprotein subunit beta/FixA family protein: MKILVCISNVPDTTTKVKFIEDFRKLDVTGIQWVINPWDELSLTRALELKDNAANGIASVTVAHVGTAASEPTIRKALAIGADNAIRINAEPSDAYFVALQLAEVVKAEQFDIILCGIESSDHNGSTVGGMLSELLDYPSVSAVSGLNIENGQVIINREIDGGRETITVPTPLVAIVQKGIAKEPRIAAMRGIMMARTKPIKLMEPVACDAFTQVIKYEMPKPRAACRFIDPENPGQLIAILQNEAKLI; this comes from the coding sequence ATGAAAATTCTTGTATGTATCAGTAATGTTCCTGACACCACTACCAAAGTTAAATTTATAGAAGATTTCCGGAAACTGGATGTAACAGGTATTCAATGGGTTATTAACCCATGGGATGAGCTGTCGCTTACCCGTGCCCTTGAATTAAAAGATAATGCAGCCAACGGCATTGCATCGGTAACAGTAGCCCATGTAGGAACTGCTGCTTCCGAGCCTACGATCAGGAAAGCCCTTGCGATTGGTGCAGATAATGCTATAAGGATCAATGCTGAACCGTCAGACGCCTATTTCGTAGCCCTTCAGCTTGCTGAAGTTGTAAAAGCGGAGCAGTTCGATATTATCCTTTGTGGTATCGAATCCAGTGATCATAACGGATCAACTGTGGGCGGTATGCTTTCAGAATTGCTTGATTATCCTTCTGTATCTGCCGTTTCCGGTCTGAATATTGAAAACGGACAGGTTATTATTAACCGTGAAATTGATGGCGGAAGGGAAACAATTACTGTACCAACACCCCTGGTTGCCATAGTTCAGAAAGGTATTGCCAAAGAACCAAGAATTGCTGCCATGCGCGGTATCATGATGGCCCGCACAAAACCCATCAAGCTTATGGAACCGGTTGCTTGTGATGCTTTCACACAGGTTATAAAATATGAAATGCCCAAGCCCCGTGCTGCCTGCAGGTTTATCGATCCGGAAAACCCGGGCCAGCTTATTGCGATTCTCCAAAACGAGGCTAAACTTATCTAG
- a CDS encoding acyl-CoA dehydrogenase family protein, giving the protein MDRKVLKSGEFLVENVESKDVFIPEEFNEEQRMIAQTCQDFLTTEVYPNVDKVDKQDRELMKSMLKKSGELGLMGISIPEEYNGFGQSFVTQMLAAETIGAGYSFSVAFMAHCGIGTLPIMYYGNGDQRERYVTKLATGEMLGAYCLTEPGAGSDANAGKTNAKLSEDGKYYILNGQKMWITNAGFADVQTVFAKIDNDRVLSAFIVEKDFPGVLVNPDEHKMGIKGSSTCQIFYTDVKVPVENLLGRRGEGFRIALSILHMGRLKLGANVLGAAKKAINDSVKYANERKQFGVLISTFGAIKYKLAEQVIRTYASESATYRVSKDIDDLIEKYKVEGCDKGKASIDGISHYAVEAAILKVYGSEVLDYVIDEAVQIHGGMGYSAEMAVEKGYRDSRINRIFEGTNEINRLLVVDTAMKRAMKGDFKLFDRASEMYEKASTLTDGKTGNENWFQEKLRYIDNFKKAILIAIHGVNTKFGKQLVSEEEVLNNISNMMMETYVGESLVLRVQKLQGMKGEAAASIYRDIADVFIYDAADKIRKEASDAIYAFADAATATSLVKTMETLTKVTGVNTKDARRRIADRLIEDNAYKF; this is encoded by the coding sequence ATGGATAGAAAAGTATTGAAAAGCGGTGAATTTCTTGTCGAGAATGTAGAATCAAAAGACGTTTTTATTCCCGAGGAGTTCAACGAAGAACAACGAATGATCGCCCAAACCTGCCAGGATTTCCTTACAACCGAAGTATATCCGAATGTGGATAAGGTTGACAAGCAGGATCGCGAGTTGATGAAAAGCATGCTTAAAAAATCCGGCGAACTTGGATTAATGGGCATTTCAATACCTGAAGAATATAATGGTTTCGGACAGTCGTTTGTAACCCAGATGCTTGCAGCTGAAACCATTGGTGCCGGTTACTCATTCTCTGTAGCTTTCATGGCACATTGCGGAATCGGTACCCTGCCGATCATGTATTATGGAAATGGAGACCAGCGTGAGCGTTATGTTACCAAACTCGCAACCGGTGAAATGCTGGGCGCATACTGCCTTACCGAACCGGGTGCAGGAAGCGATGCCAACGCAGGCAAAACTAACGCAAAACTTTCGGAAGACGGCAAATATTATATCCTCAACGGTCAGAAAATGTGGATCACCAATGCCGGTTTTGCCGATGTGCAGACAGTATTTGCAAAGATCGACAACGACAGGGTACTCAGTGCATTTATTGTTGAGAAGGATTTTCCGGGTGTCCTTGTTAATCCCGATGAACATAAAATGGGTATTAAAGGATCATCAACCTGCCAGATTTTCTATACCGATGTAAAAGTTCCGGTTGAAAACCTGCTGGGTCGCCGTGGTGAAGGTTTCCGCATTGCATTGAGCATCCTGCATATGGGCCGCCTGAAACTGGGTGCCAATGTGCTTGGAGCTGCAAAGAAAGCGATCAATGATTCAGTAAAATATGCCAATGAGCGCAAGCAGTTTGGTGTGCTGATTTCAACATTCGGCGCTATAAAGTACAAACTGGCCGAACAGGTAATCCGTACCTATGCATCCGAATCCGCCACTTACAGGGTTAGTAAGGATATAGACGACCTGATTGAAAAATACAAAGTGGAAGGTTGCGATAAAGGTAAGGCTTCGATTGATGGTATCAGTCATTATGCTGTTGAAGCCGCCATTCTTAAGGTATATGGATCGGAAGTTCTTGATTATGTAATCGACGAGGCTGTACAGATCCATGGCGGTATGGGTTATTCCGCTGAGATGGCCGTTGAAAAAGGCTATCGTGATTCAAGGATCAACCGTATTTTCGAAGGAACCAATGAAATCAACCGCCTCCTGGTTGTTGACACAGCTATGAAGCGCGCCATGAAGGGCGATTTCAAACTGTTCGACAGGGCATCCGAAATGTATGAGAAAGCATCGACGCTTACTGATGGAAAGACAGGAAACGAAAACTGGTTCCAGGAAAAACTGCGTTACATTGATAACTTCAAGAAAGCCATTCTCATTGCCATTCACGGTGTAAACACCAAGTTCGGAAAACAGCTTGTGAGCGAGGAAGAAGTGCTGAACAACATTTCCAATATGATGATGGAAACCTATGTAGGCGAATCACTTGTTCTCAGAGTGCAGAAACTTCAGGGAATGAAGGGCGAAGCAGCTGCTTCAATATACAGGGATATTGCTGATGTTTTCATTTATGATGCAGCCGACAAAATCCGCAAGGAAGCCAGTGATGCCATCTACGCTTTTGCAGATGCAGCCACTGCAACATCTCTTGTAAAAACTATGGAAACCTTAACAAAGGTAACCGGCGTAAACACCAAGGATGCCCGCCGCCGAATAGCCGACAGGCTCATTGAAGACAATGCGTATAAGTTTTAG
- a CDS encoding (Fe-S)-binding protein, which translates to MSELFARGEKPEYLFWVGCAGAFDDRYKKVARAFTKVLTHLGVSYAVLGREETCTGDPARRAGNEMLYQMQALQNIELFKMYEVKKILTICPHCFNIFKNEYPDLGGNYEVIHYTQFLDEKMREGKLKLKKALPADKKVTYHDPCYLGRANDIYKEPRNVIHGLTGNYAEMKRNKSFALCCGAGGAQMFKEAEKGNKEIFIERIEDAIETGASVIATACPFCMTMMTDGLKYKNKEEEIKNYDIAELIAMDLDL; encoded by the coding sequence ATGTCGGAATTGTTTGCCCGGGGCGAGAAACCTGAGTACCTGTTCTGGGTAGGTTGTGCAGGGGCATTTGACGACCGTTATAAAAAAGTGGCCAGGGCATTCACCAAAGTGTTGACACACCTTGGTGTAAGTTATGCCGTGTTGGGCAGGGAAGAAACCTGCACCGGCGATCCGGCACGCAGGGCAGGCAATGAAATGCTTTATCAGATGCAGGCTTTGCAGAATATTGAACTGTTCAAAATGTATGAGGTAAAGAAGATTCTTACAATATGTCCTCATTGCTTTAACATCTTCAAAAATGAATATCCTGACCTGGGCGGTAATTATGAAGTGATTCACTATACACAATTCCTTGATGAAAAAATGAGGGAAGGTAAGCTTAAGCTGAAAAAGGCTCTTCCTGCTGATAAGAAAGTGACATACCATGATCCCTGCTACCTGGGACGCGCCAATGATATTTATAAAGAACCCAGGAATGTGATTCATGGCCTTACTGGCAATTATGCTGAGATGAAGAGGAACAAAAGCTTTGCCTTGTGTTGTGGTGCCGGCGGTGCCCAGATGTTTAAGGAAGCCGAAAAGGGTAACAAGGAGATTTTTATCGAAAGGATTGAAGACGCCATTGAAACCGGTGCTTCTGTGATTGCAACAGCATGTCCTTTCTGCATGACCATGATGACCGACGGTCTAAAATACAAGAACAAAGAAGAAGAAATAAAGAATTATGACATTGCCGAGCTGATCGCAATGGATTTAGATTTATAA
- a CDS encoding electron transfer flavoprotein subunit alpha/FixB family protein → MSVLVYTENWDGKFKKLSFELASYAAKVAELLNTSAVALSIGKVDDSELTKLANYGVNKIISANAEGLEVLDNQTYTKIISGISVQENAGVVILANNNSGKALAPRLSVKLKAGIGSGVSALPLSTNPFVVYKRAYSGNAFAHLQINTDVKILTLAQNSFDLVEKNNGATVENVSVQVDRAGIRTQVKEVQKQTGKILLTDAEIVVSGGRGMKSADNWGPLVELAGLLGAATACSRPVSDEGWRGHEEHTGQTGKIIAPNLYIALGISGATQHLAGVSSSKYIVAVNTDKDAPIFEAAQFGIVGDVQKVLPKLVEAVKEIKSK, encoded by the coding sequence ATGTCTGTACTGGTATATACTGAAAACTGGGATGGTAAATTCAAGAAACTGTCATTCGAACTTGCTTCCTATGCCGCAAAGGTGGCTGAATTATTGAATACATCCGCTGTTGCCCTTTCAATTGGTAAGGTTGACGACAGTGAGTTGACAAAACTTGCCAATTATGGTGTAAATAAAATTATCAGTGCCAATGCTGAAGGGCTTGAGGTACTGGATAACCAGACTTACACAAAAATTATTTCCGGAATTTCTGTACAGGAAAATGCAGGAGTCGTTATTCTTGCCAATAACAATTCGGGTAAAGCGCTTGCTCCAAGGCTGTCAGTTAAATTGAAGGCAGGTATCGGCTCAGGCGTAAGTGCCCTTCCGTTAAGCACCAATCCATTTGTTGTTTATAAACGTGCCTATTCAGGAAATGCATTTGCACATCTGCAGATCAACACCGATGTCAAAATTCTGACACTGGCGCAGAATTCTTTTGACCTTGTAGAAAAGAACAATGGAGCAACTGTTGAGAATGTCTCTGTTCAGGTTGACCGTGCCGGGATCAGGACACAGGTTAAAGAGGTCCAGAAACAAACAGGTAAAATACTGTTAACCGACGCTGAAATTGTAGTTTCCGGCGGACGTGGAATGAAATCGGCGGATAACTGGGGTCCGCTTGTAGAATTGGCTGGTCTGCTCGGTGCAGCTACTGCATGTTCTAGACCTGTTTCCGACGAAGGTTGGAGGGGTCATGAAGAACATACGGGTCAGACAGGCAAGATCATTGCGCCGAATCTTTATATTGCTCTTGGCATATCAGGTGCAACACAGCACCTGGCTGGAGTCAGTTCATCCAAATATATCGTGGCTGTAAATACCGATAAGGACGCTCCAATTTTTGAAGCAGCCCAATTCGGAATTGTGGGTGATGTGCAGAAGGTTTTACCTAAACTGGTGGAAGCCGTAAAAGAAATAAAAAGCAAATAA
- a CDS encoding (Fe-S)-binding protein, translating to MKQIIFSIALLLTLGVFAYTVSRLVGFFRLTRKGFPVKDLGKRFGVMMDVAFGQTKIFRRPVIGLLHALVFWGFCVILIGSIEMVIDGLFDTERALNVLGVLYKIISGSGDVFALIVAISILVFLSRRLFFHIKRFEGIEMKKSTHIDANIALSMILLLMLSLLGMNTFYVAQQSLAGEPVSGVFPVSSAFAGLFTNLSSGSVHILHEVCWWAHILLIFVFANMLPYSKHFHVFMSVPNTFLSRLDPLGKLTNMDSITREVKLMLNPDTAAAVPVTDAPVERFGIKDIEDVTWKNYFDSLSCTQCGRCTSVCPANITGKKLSPRKVIMDVRARMNEKGPGMVKNGKAYTDNKSLLRDYITEEELWACTTCNACAKECPININHPTIIVDMRRYLVMEEASAPGEIKSVFSNIENNGAPWQFSPEDRLLWAKDLEMKSH from the coding sequence ATGAAACAAATAATCTTTTCTATAGCTCTCCTTCTTACCCTGGGTGTATTCGCATATACAGTCAGCCGGCTTGTCGGGTTTTTCCGGCTCACCAGGAAAGGTTTTCCGGTGAAAGACCTGGGAAAAAGGTTCGGTGTTATGATGGATGTGGCCTTTGGACAGACCAAGATTTTCCGCCGTCCTGTAATCGGGTTACTTCATGCCCTTGTTTTCTGGGGATTCTGTGTTATTCTCATCGGCAGTATTGAAATGGTAATCGACGGGCTCTTCGATACCGAAAGAGCTTTGAATGTGCTGGGGGTTCTCTACAAAATCATCAGCGGATCCGGTGATGTTTTCGCCCTGATTGTGGCGATTTCAATCCTTGTTTTCCTCAGCCGCAGGCTTTTCTTTCATATCAAGCGGTTTGAAGGAATTGAAATGAAAAAGAGCACCCATATAGATGCAAACATCGCACTTTCAATGATCCTTCTTCTGATGCTGTCTTTATTGGGGATGAATACTTTTTATGTAGCACAGCAATCGCTTGCCGGTGAACCTGTAAGTGGTGTCTTCCCTGTCAGTTCTGCCTTTGCGGGTCTCTTCACAAATCTTTCATCAGGCAGCGTTCACATTCTTCATGAAGTATGCTGGTGGGCTCACATCCTGCTGATATTCGTCTTTGCTAACATGCTTCCCTATTCAAAACATTTCCATGTATTCATGTCAGTTCCGAACACGTTTTTGTCACGCCTTGATCCCCTGGGAAAACTGACGAACATGGACAGCATAACCCGCGAAGTGAAGCTCATGCTGAATCCTGATACAGCAGCTGCCGTCCCGGTTACCGATGCTCCTGTCGAACGGTTCGGTATTAAAGATATTGAAGATGTAACGTGGAAGAATTATTTTGATTCTCTTTCATGCACACAGTGCGGAAGATGCACTTCTGTTTGTCCTGCCAACATCACGGGCAAGAAACTATCCCCCCGTAAGGTTATCATGGACGTCCGGGCAAGGATGAATGAAAAAGGACCCGGTATGGTGAAGAACGGCAAGGCTTATACCGATAATAAATCCCTGTTAAGGGATTACATTACCGAGGAAGAACTCTGGGCCTGCACTACCTGCAATGCCTGCGCAAAAGAATGTCCGATCAATATCAACCACCCGACAATCATTGTGGATATGCGCAGGTACCTTGTAATGGAAGAAGCATCTGCTCCCGGTGAAATCAAGAGTGTTTTCAGCAATATTGAAAACAACGGCGCACCCTGGCAGTTTTCACCTGAAGACAGGTTATTGTGGGCAAAAGATCTTGAAATGAAGTCACACTGA